The Caldicellulosiruptor obsidiansis OB47 genome segment TATAATTTACAAATAATCATATACAATTACATACAATTTTGTAAAAATAAAATAAAAAAAGAGATACACCATATTTTGACACAAGGTGTATCTCTTTTTATACTTTTTATTCAAATTTATAATCCCATTATTACTTCAATTACATTTTCTTCATCAAGAAGAGCTTCTGAAATTAGATTGCTTTTGATTTCTTTACCATTTATAATCACCTTTTTTACACCTTTTGAAACATGTTCTGGATTTAACACTTTTATTAAAAGCTTTTTACCTCTGAAAATTCTTTTAACTTCAAAACCATCCCAGCTTGATGGTATGCAAGGATCAATTATTATTCCATTATAATGCGGACGAATTCCCAAAATGTACTGTGTTGCAGCGGTAAATGCCCATGTTGCAGTACCTGTTAACCAGGGATTTCTTGCACGACCAAAGTAATAAGGATGCTCCTTCCCTGTAATAAACTGGGAATATACATATGGTTCTGCCGTATAAATTTCAGCTATTTCATTTTTATTTGCGGGTAAGAAAGACATATAATATTCAAATGCATATTCTCCACGCCCTAATAGAGCTTCAGCAATTATTACCCATGTATTAGCATGGCAAAATATTGCGGCATTTTCTTTTAAACCCGGAGGGAATGATGTTATTGCACCGACTTCAATAATGTAATCTACGTACGCAGGCCAGTTTTTAACACAGCCGTGTTCTGTAGCAAGATATTTCTTGACACTGTCCATTGCAGTTTTACCTTTTTCGTCTAAAAAAGCACCTGAAAATACAGCCCATGATTGAGAGTTAAGAAAGATTTTACTTTGTTCACTCTCTTTTGAACCAAGCTTTTTGCCGCTTGCAAGATATCCACGTACAAACCATTCACCATCCCATGTGAACTCTTCAAGAGCTCTTTTTATTTCGTCACGGTATTTTTTGTATTTTTCTACATCATCAGTTTTTCCGATGTATTCGGCTAAATCTATGAATTCAGATAAAGCTTTATAATAAAGCTGTGTTGACCATGTACTTTCGCCGCCATCTTTAAGATTTATACAATCATTCCAGTCAGCTGCAAGTCCTAATAACAATCCATGCTTACCTCTATTGTTCCACGAAAATTCAAGAGCTTGCTTTAAATGATCATATACAGAAGCACTGCCACTGTCAGCATATTCAACAATTTCATCCAAAATAGAAAAGTCACCAGTTTCTTTTATATAAGCGGGTACAGCAATCAAAAGCCATAAATGGTCATCTGAATAAATTCGTTCACGTGGTGGAATGTTATGTTTACCTTGGGACATTGTAAGAGGCTGAAAATGGTGCATTGCATATCCTTCAGATAACTGAGCTTTTAAAAGTTCTATAAGTCTCCTTCTAACTTCCTGAGGTATAGAATGAACAACACCTAATATATCTTGCGAAGAATCTCTAAAACCTAATCCGTCTCTTCCACCAGCTTCTATAAATGAAGCAGACCTCGACCAGTTAAATGTTGTATGGCATTGGTATTGGTTCCATATATTTAACATCAGATTCATTTTTTCATCTTGTGTATTGCATTCAAATTTATTAAGTCTTTCTTTCCAGTATTCTTGAACTTTTTTGAACTCTTTTTCAACACTGTCAATAGAAGCAAATATTTTCTTGTATTCTCTGCCTTCTTTATATGCATTTCCTATTCCCAATAAAAATACTAAATATTCTTCTTGACCTGGCTGAAGTTCAATTTTTACCTGTGTTGCAGCACATGGATTACCACCAATAGCAATTGAACCAAAACATTTGCCGTTTTTAATCGCTTCTGGATTAGATTCACTGTTATATGGACCAATGAAAACATCTCTGTCAGTATCAAAACTTTCAATCTTTTTGTTTGCACAAGTGAAGAATGCCTTAGGTTCATATGGGCTCCAAAGTTTTATAGAGTAATCTATTATTTCATCTTCTTTGTTGTATCCCATTCTGCATGTGTAGAGAATATACTGAAAATCCATCATATCAAGCATTGAATTCCATAAGCAAAACTCTGTGTATGTGAAAACTGAAAATTCTTTTTTTTCATTTGAGTCATTTTTAATTTTCACTTCCCATATTTCTAACGGTTTATCAACAGGGACAAATATTTTTAATGAGGAAATTATGCTATTGTATTTGCTTTCAAATATCGTATATCCGAGACCATGGCGACATATACTTAAGAATTTGTCTAAGGGTTTCCCAACTGGTTGCCAGCTTATTGACCAAAAGTCGTTAGTTTTTTCATCTTTCAAATAAACATATCTACCAGGCCTATCCATAGGTATACTATTAAATCTAAATCGAGTAACTCTTCCAAGTTTTGGAGATTTATAAAACGAATAACCTGAAGCATTATTTGAAATTATAAGGCAATAGTCACTTGTACCAAGATAATTAACCCAGGATGTTGGTGTTTTGGGATTTGTTATTACATATTCTCTTTTTTGTTCATCAAAATATCCAAAGTTCATAAACAAGCCTCCTTTGTAACTAAATTATCCCATTATGACTTCTACAAAATGTTCTTTACCATCAGAAAAAGCAGGTATTAAATTGGAAGATATTTCATTACCATCAACAATAACCTTTTTTACACCTTTTGAAACTTTGTTTGGATTTTTGACTTCAATATTGTATATTGCATTTCTGAAAACTCTTTTCACTTTAAATCCTTCCCATGATGCTGGTATACAAGGGTCTATCAAAAGTCCATCAAAGTCTGGTCTTATCCCTAAAATCCACTGTGTCATTGCCACAAAATTCCATGCAGCAGAACCTGTTAACCATGAGTTTTTAGCCTCACCCGGCTTGTATGCATCTTTTCCTGCAATCATCTGACAGTATACATATGGTTCAATCTTGTGAATTTCGCTAATCTCTTCTCTGTATGAGGGTGCAATCTTTGACCAGTACTCAAATGCTCTGTCTCCTCTTCCCACAATACATTCTGCAATCATGATCCATGGGTTATTATGACAGAACACAGCTGCGTTTTCTTTGTAACCTGGTGGATAGCTTGTAATTTCGCCAAGATGAATTTTGTACTCTGTAAAAGCTGGCTGAACTAAAACTATTCCATGTTCAGTATCAAGATATTTTTTTACAGAATCAAGGGCTGAAATAGCTTTGCCATCATCAAGTCCTATTTGGGCCATGACACAAAAACCTTGTGTTTCAATAAATATTTTTCCTTCATCGCACTCTTTGCTACCAACCTTGTTTCCAAAGTAATCATATGCTCTCAAAAACCATTCACCATCATAACCGTACTTTAGAATAGCTTCTTTCATTTTATCTATGTGGTTTTGAGCATCTTTGGCCAGTTCAAAATTTCCAGTCTTTTCACACAGCTTTACAAATTCTTTACCTACATACACGAACATTCCCGCAATCATAACAGATTCGGCAGTTTTGCCATCTTTGTTATCACATGTTTGGAACGACTCATCAGGGTTTGTCGAGAAAGCATTTAGATTCAGACAGTCATTCCAGTCAGCTCTGCCGATAAGAGGAAGTCCATGTGGTCCTAAGTTGTTGACAACATGATAAAAAGCCCTCTTTAAGTGTTCGAACATTGTACCCATCTTTTCAGGATTATTTTCAAAGGGAACCATTTCATTGAGGATTGACCAGTCACCTGTCTCTTTTATATAGTGAACTGTTGAAAGTATCAACCAAAGAGGGTCATCATTGAAGTTTCCGCCGATTTCATTGTTTCCTCTTTTTGTAAGAGGTTGATATTGATGATATGCTCCGCCATCTTCAAGCTGGGTTGCAGCTAAATCCAGTATCCTTTCTCTTGCACGTTCTGGTATCTGATGAACAAAACCCAGAATGTCCTGGTTTGAGTCTCTAAATCCCATACCCCTTCCAATTCCAGACTCGAAATATGAGGCACTTCTGGAGAGGTTAAATGTGACCATGCATTGATATTGATTCCATATATTCACCATTCTATCTACTTTGTCAATTCCTGTTGATACATTGAACTTATCTAAAAGTCTATTCCAGAATTCTTTAAGTTTTTCAAATGCCGCATTTACATCTTCCGGCTTTGAAAATTTTTCAATCATTTTATATGCCTTTTCTTTGTTGATAATACCTTTTTTGAACCATTTCTTATCAGGTTCATTCTCAATATAGCCAAGGATGAATATAAGTTCAGTTGTTTCTCCTGGCAGAAGACTGAGTTCGATCATGTGAGATGCAATTGGAGACCAGCCATGTGCTTCTGAATTAAAGCTCTTACCCGTTTCAACAGCAAGAGGGTTTTCAAATCCTCTGTAAAGTCCTAAAAATGTATCTCTATCTGTGTCAAAACCGGCAATAGGAGTATTCACAGAATAAAAAGAGTAATGATTTCTCCTTTCTCTGTATTCAGTTTTATGATATATAACAGAACCTTCGATTTCAACCTCGCCTGTTGAAAAGTTTCTCTGAAAATTTGTCATGTCATCAAGTGCGTTCCACAAGCAAAATTCTATAAATGAAAAGAGTTTAATATCTTTCTTATCATTTGTCATATTAGTAATTTTTAAATGATGTATTTCACAGTTTTCATCGACAGGGACAAAAAAACTTTGCTCAACCTCAATGCCATTTCTTCTACCTGTTATAATTGTGTATCCAAGTCCATGCCTGCATTGATAAAATTCGAGGTCTTTTCTTGTTGGCATCCATGATGGTGACCAGAAATCATCCCCATCTTTTACGTAGAAGTATCTTCCCCCCATGTCAAGAGGAACATTGTTGTAACGAAATCTTGTTATTCTTCTAAGTCTTGCATCTTTATAAAAACAATAACCTCCTGCGTGGTTTGAAATTAAGGATAGAAAATCTTTCATACCAAGATAATTTATCCAAGGATATGGTGTAAGAGGAGTTGTTATAATGTATTCTCTTTTAGCATCATCGAAGTATCCAAACTTCATTTTTCAAAAACTCCTTTCTACCCAGCACATATTTTTTGCTATTATAAACCTAATCTTAATTATACCTTCTCTATAAAATTGGCTACTTTAATTATTTTGCTTTTATTTTGCATTATTTTGACATAAAAAGACTGTTATGTGTATTTGATTTTAGATATTAATAATCAGAGTAAATTATGATATACTCAATATGGACATTTATTCTAAAAACGTTACAAAAAAAGCTTAAGAAATCTATTTTGCAGAAAGGGAGAAAAGAATTGAAAAATGTTTGGATATTTAATCATTATGCAATTCCACCCAAAGTTGGGGGGATAACAAGACATTTTGATTTTGCTAAGCAGCTTGTGCAAAGGGGCTATAGCGTTACAATCTTTGCTTCGAGTTTTGACCATAAACAGCGAGTTGAGATGCTTGAAAAAGGTAAAAAGTTTAAAATGGAGAAATATGATAAAGTAAGATTTGTTTGGATTAAAACATTTCCATACAAAAAGAATGATATAAAAAGACTTTTAAATATATTCTCATATGCCAAAAACCTTTATTTCATTGCCAGAAAGTTTGAAAGACCTGATGTAATATTGGCATCTTCATTTCATCCACTTGCCTGGATTGTGGGGTATCTGCTGTCAAAGAAATTTAAATGTAAATTTATTGCCGAAGTGAGGGACCTTTGGCCACAGAGCGGTATTGATCTTGGTGCTTTTAAAGAAGGAAGTTTAATTGTAAGACTTTTGAGAAAGCTTGAGAAGTTTATTTACACAAAAGCAGATTATGTTATGACGGTATTACCAAAAGCAGACCAGTACATAGAAAGTCTTGGCATTGATAAGAATAAAATAGTTCATATTCCAAATGGGTGCGATATAGAAAGGTTTGATAGTCTCAGAAATTCTATCTCAGAAGAAGTAAGTAATATTTTGAGAGAACATGAGGGATATTTTAAAGCTTGTTATTTAGGTGCACTTGGTCAGGCAAACGCAATGGAAACAATAATTGAGGCTGCTAAGATTGTTCAAGAAAACGCAGGGGACAGTATACATTTTTTGATAATAGGTGATGGTCCAGAAAAAGAAAAACTCCAAAATATGGCAAAAGAGTTTGAACTTAAGAATGTGTTTTTTTATCCGCCAATTGCAAAATTATCTGTACCTGCTTTGCTTGAACATGTTGATGTGACACTTGTTTCTATGCATAATTTGAAAGTCTATAGATTTGGAATATCTTTAAATAAGCTTTTTGATTATCTTTGTGCTGCAAAGCCAATTGTTTTTGCAGGAAATGTGGTCAACGATATTGTGAAAGAGTCTGGTGCCGGGATATCATGCCAGGCTTATGACAGCAAAGCTTTTGCACAGGCGATATTGCGCTTTTGTGCTATGTCAAAAGAAGAAAGAGAGGAAATAGGGAAAAGGGGAAGAGAGTATGTCCAAAAATACCATGACATTAGAATGCTTGCAACAAGACTTGAAAAAATACTTTAAATGGAGATGGTAGCAAGATGAAATCATATATTAAAAGCTATCATAAACTGAGCAAATTTTTTGTTGTTCTTATTGATATTTTACTTATACATGCGGGTTATATTCTTGCATATATAATAAAGTTCAACTTTACATTCCCTGAAAGAAATTTTATGCCATATTATACATTGATTCCTCAAATAACACTCTTTGCTCTTGTGCTTTTAAATATATATGGACTTTACACTATTACTATGAAAACAATCAGCGAAATTGCATTTTCTCTGGGTCTGGCTTTAATGCTTCTACAATTTTTAACAGTTGTATCAACATTTTTCTACAGACACTTTGCTTTCCCACGCAGTATATTTATAATTGCCTTTTTTGTCCAGTTTTTATTACTTCTGGGATGGAGAGGATTTGTTTTATATGTTTTCAAAAGAGTTCAAGGCATTAAATATGTTCTTGTGATAGGAGAGACATCGAGGGCACACGAGTTTGCTCAAAAACTTCAAAATATCTCAAAAGGATGGATAGAAGTAAAATATGTTCTTGAGCCAACAACTATTGAAGAGTTGATACCATATATAAAAGTTGTTGATACAATTTATCTTTATTCAAAAATGGATGAGAATTTAAAAAGCGAGATTGTAAGGAAAGCGATAGAATTCAAAAAACACATTTTCATAGCACCAGACTTCAGAGATATACTTGTATCACGTGCAAGGGTGATTCAGTTTGACGATGTTGCAACACTTTCGATTGAACAGCCAGAGCTGACATCCGAGCAAAAGCTCATAAAAAGGGTGTGCGACATTCTTCTTGCCTCTGTTGCACTGGTTATTGCTTTTCCTATAATGATTTTGATTGCAATTGCCATAAAACTTGACTCTGAAGGGCCGGTAATTTACAAGCAAAAAAGGGTTACAGAGGGTGAAAGAGAGTTTTATGTTTTAAAGTTCAGGACGATGGTAAAAGATGCTGAAAAGATGACAGGTCCTGTTTTAGCAACCGAAAATGACCCGCGAATCACACGTGTGGGGAGATTTCTACGTGCAACAAGGCTTGATGAGCTTCCGCAGCTGATAAATATTTTAAAAGGTGAGATGAGCTTTATAGGTCCAAGACCAGAGCGACCATACTTTGTTGAGCAGTTTAAAAAGCTCTATCCTGAATATTCTCTGCGCCACAATGTAAAGGCAGGACTTACAGGACTTGCTCAGGTTTATGGCAAGTACGCAACAAGTCCTGAAGACAAGCTCAGGCTTGATTTGATATATATAAAAAATTATTCTGTTTTTTTGGACATCAAAATTTTACTGCTAACTTTAAAAACAATTTTTACTAAAGAGGCAGCTGAGGGGGTAAAAAACCAAAAAGGATAGGGCTGCTTTTCTACTTGTAAGGGGCCCTGTGGTTATTTTCATGAAAGATTATTTCACTTAATGGTAATTATGCTTCAAAAGAGAATTATGGGTTTCTTTTCCCTGTGTTTAACTCTGCAGCTTTCACCTTTAATAACTACAAAATGACAGGGATGAACAAATCTATCTAAAATAACTGTGGCTAAAACTGGGTCATAAAAGAATATCTTCAGCTATTAGTAAAATACTTTATTTATGATTGTTATTGTTGCACTTTTCACATTATCTTGATAAGATTTACCTCATAGGGATCGTAGGAAATCATATTGTACAAAATAGCAGTTACCTTTGTATGCAATATAACAATTGCTTTCTTATGAAACTTTAGAAGTATTTCTAAATGATTGCTCAAATTACTATCTCAGCGTACATAACTTTTAAAGTTTGCTATTGAAGTTCAATAACACTATATATCCGAACTTAACTTGAGCTTACTCGTAAAGCAAAGTTTTTTTGTTGTCTTTACATATCTTCCGACGTTTAAGCAACTTCTTCCAAAGTTATTGATATGTATTGTTGTCTTTAAAATTCCTTATATCTTTTCCGCAAGTAATTTATATTTTATAATATTTAGAAGAAAACTTCTAATTTAAATAATAGATAGAAATTTTAAATGTCATTTCAAATATGCTTAATTTGACAATAATGAAAAAATAAAATTACTTAGTAGCTAATATTTTCAAGAATATTAAAATAATGTAATTTATAAAATGCAATTGTACATTGAGAAATCTGATAAAAAATGTTATTCCAAAATTTTGACTATATCAGATTTGTGGAAACTTAACATTATACTTTTCCGTGCTTTATATTTGTTCTATAATAAATCTTAAGAAGCAACAGCAAAATATTTTAATGAAGAATCTATCTTTTATAAAAATGACAAATAATGATACTTTATTATCTCTATAGCAGACCTGTTGATATATTAAGCTGAATAAATGAAGCAACGAAGAAAAGAACTATATTAATTCGTGTACTATAATTGTCTGGTTTAGCTATATCAAATAAATCCAACTTCGCAGGGTTTTAGATACGCTCAAAATTTGGTCCGAAATTTGGTCTGGAGGCTATAAAAATTTGAATATTGAATATTATCTAAAATGATAATGGAGGAAAATCATGTAAAAAGAAGCAGAGGGAGGTCTGAATTAACAAACTCACAATTACATAAATCAGTGTGAATTAAAAATTTGATCCAGCACGAAGTAAAAATTCCGAAGGAAATTATTTTAAATGAGGGGGATTAGAAAATGAATTACCGAATGATAGCAATTCAAGTAGGGGATCTTTTAAAATATGATACATCCAAAAATGATATAGAACGTGCAGCTAACTCTGTTTTTAATTTTCAACGAGAAGATTTTCCAAAAGAAGCTATTACATCAGAGAGAGCAAAATTAATTCATGACTGGATACTTACATTAGCCAAACAGAAAATGAACAATGATGGACGCAATAGGTTATTAAGGAAATTTTTGTACCTTATTACTCCTGAAGATAAAGTAGCCGAGGTAGAGAAAATTTTAAGGGAAGCGGGTGTAAATTTGCATATAGACGATGCTTTAAATGAATTCTATTCCAGAAATTATCATTATCTAATTTGTAAACATTGTCTCCAACTTTACAAACAGAAAAATTACTTTCACGCTGTGTTTGAAGCAGCAAAGGTTTATAACAAAATGGTTAAAGAGAAAACGCAAAGCGATAAAGATGGTTATGAATTAATGATGGATGTATGGGCCTTAAAGGGGGTTTTAAAGGTTACTCCTTGCGAAACAGACACTGATAAAAATGTTCAGGAAGGACTTAAGTTTTTGTCAGCAGGTTTAATGAGAGCTATTAGAAACCCAACAGCTCATGAACCTGCACTTGATTGGCCTATATCAAAAGACGATTGCCTTGATCTTTTAAGTTTCATATCATTTTTGTTACGGCAACTGGATAAAGCAGTTTATTATAAAGGAAATTAAAGTGTGAAAAAAATGAAACCAACCGAGTTCAACATTCTACTGTGTTTTGGTGCTAATGTACTCGGACAATAATTGTAAATTATCATGATGCATTTTTATAGAAATTATATTGCTGTATTTAGTATTAAGAGGAAAGAAGATTGGTTATGCTGATACATCTTTGACAAATCAAGTAAAAATTTGGTTCAGCTTATATTAAACAAAAGTGTTAATATTTATATTTTTTTTAGGTATTTAGCAATAAAACACATAATAGTCCTATCAACAGACGGAAATGTATACACTGGGATAAACTGTTAATGAACTGTTTAGATTCTTATGAAAGAAGAAATGTTATTGCAATATCAAATTCCGAATGTAATATAGCAGAGCAAGAGATATAAAACATTATGGGTTTAAAGATTTCAAAATTTTGGCAGTATTTGTGAGAGAGAAGGATTTTGGGAAAAGGTAAATGACTATATAGAAGAACTCTTAAATGTGTACCAAACTGATAAAGAAGACATATTCGTTGAAAAGATAAGGAAGGCTGGGGAGAAAA includes the following:
- a CDS encoding sugar transferase, yielding MKSYIKSYHKLSKFFVVLIDILLIHAGYILAYIIKFNFTFPERNFMPYYTLIPQITLFALVLLNIYGLYTITMKTISEIAFSLGLALMLLQFLTVVSTFFYRHFAFPRSIFIIAFFVQFLLLLGWRGFVLYVFKRVQGIKYVLVIGETSRAHEFAQKLQNISKGWIEVKYVLEPTTIEELIPYIKVVDTIYLYSKMDENLKSEIVRKAIEFKKHIFIAPDFRDILVSRARVIQFDDVATLSIEQPELTSEQKLIKRVCDILLASVALVIAFPIMILIAIAIKLDSEGPVIYKQKRVTEGEREFYVLKFRTMVKDAEKMTGPVLATENDPRITRVGRFLRATRLDELPQLINILKGEMSFIGPRPERPYFVEQFKKLYPEYSLRHNVKAGLTGLAQVYGKYATSPEDKLRLDLIYIKNYSVFLDIKILLLTLKTIFTKEAAEGVKNQKG
- a CDS encoding glycosyltransferase family 4 protein, giving the protein MKNVWIFNHYAIPPKVGGITRHFDFAKQLVQRGYSVTIFASSFDHKQRVEMLEKGKKFKMEKYDKVRFVWIKTFPYKKNDIKRLLNIFSYAKNLYFIARKFERPDVILASSFHPLAWIVGYLLSKKFKCKFIAEVRDLWPQSGIDLGAFKEGSLIVRLLRKLEKFIYTKADYVMTVLPKADQYIESLGIDKNKIVHIPNGCDIERFDSLRNSISEEVSNILREHEGYFKACYLGALGQANAMETIIEAAKIVQENAGDSIHFLIIGDGPEKEKLQNMAKEFELKNVFFYPPIAKLSVPALLEHVDVTLVSMHNLKVYRFGISLNKLFDYLCAAKPIVFAGNVVNDIVKESGAGISCQAYDSKAFAQAILRFCAMSKEEREEIGKRGREYVQKYHDIRMLATRLEKIL
- a CDS encoding GH36-type glycosyl hydrolase domain-containing protein; the encoded protein is MKFGYFDDAKREYIITTPLTPYPWINYLGMKDFLSLISNHAGGYCFYKDARLRRITRFRYNNVPLDMGGRYFYVKDGDDFWSPSWMPTRKDLEFYQCRHGLGYTIITGRRNGIEVEQSFFVPVDENCEIHHLKITNMTNDKKDIKLFSFIEFCLWNALDDMTNFQRNFSTGEVEIEGSVIYHKTEYRERRNHYSFYSVNTPIAGFDTDRDTFLGLYRGFENPLAVETGKSFNSEAHGWSPIASHMIELSLLPGETTELIFILGYIENEPDKKWFKKGIINKEKAYKMIEKFSKPEDVNAAFEKLKEFWNRLLDKFNVSTGIDKVDRMVNIWNQYQCMVTFNLSRSASYFESGIGRGMGFRDSNQDILGFVHQIPERARERILDLAATQLEDGGAYHQYQPLTKRGNNEIGGNFNDDPLWLILSTVHYIKETGDWSILNEMVPFENNPEKMGTMFEHLKRAFYHVVNNLGPHGLPLIGRADWNDCLNLNAFSTNPDESFQTCDNKDGKTAESVMIAGMFVYVGKEFVKLCEKTGNFELAKDAQNHIDKMKEAILKYGYDGEWFLRAYDYFGNKVGSKECDEGKIFIETQGFCVMAQIGLDDGKAISALDSVKKYLDTEHGIVLVQPAFTEYKIHLGEITSYPPGYKENAAVFCHNNPWIMIAECIVGRGDRAFEYWSKIAPSYREEISEIHKIEPYVYCQMIAGKDAYKPGEAKNSWLTGSAAWNFVAMTQWILGIRPDFDGLLIDPCIPASWEGFKVKRVFRNAIYNIEVKNPNKVSKGVKKVIVDGNEISSNLIPAFSDGKEHFVEVIMG
- a CDS encoding TIGR02391 family protein, translating into MNYRMIAIQVGDLLKYDTSKNDIERAANSVFNFQREDFPKEAITSERAKLIHDWILTLAKQKMNNDGRNRLLRKFLYLITPEDKVAEVEKILREAGVNLHIDDALNEFYSRNYHYLICKHCLQLYKQKNYFHAVFEAAKVYNKMVKEKTQSDKDGYELMMDVWALKGVLKVTPCETDTDKNVQEGLKFLSAGLMRAIRNPTAHEPALDWPISKDDCLDLLSFISFLLRQLDKAVYYKGN
- a CDS encoding GH36-type glycosyl hydrolase domain-containing protein — its product is MNFGYFDEQKREYVITNPKTPTSWVNYLGTSDYCLIISNNASGYSFYKSPKLGRVTRFRFNSIPMDRPGRYVYLKDEKTNDFWSISWQPVGKPLDKFLSICRHGLGYTIFESKYNSIISSLKIFVPVDKPLEIWEVKIKNDSNEKKEFSVFTYTEFCLWNSMLDMMDFQYILYTCRMGYNKEDEIIDYSIKLWSPYEPKAFFTCANKKIESFDTDRDVFIGPYNSESNPEAIKNGKCFGSIAIGGNPCAATQVKIELQPGQEEYLVFLLGIGNAYKEGREYKKIFASIDSVEKEFKKVQEYWKERLNKFECNTQDEKMNLMLNIWNQYQCHTTFNWSRSASFIEAGGRDGLGFRDSSQDILGVVHSIPQEVRRRLIELLKAQLSEGYAMHHFQPLTMSQGKHNIPPRERIYSDDHLWLLIAVPAYIKETGDFSILDEIVEYADSGSASVYDHLKQALEFSWNNRGKHGLLLGLAADWNDCINLKDGGESTWSTQLYYKALSEFIDLAEYIGKTDDVEKYKKYRDEIKRALEEFTWDGEWFVRGYLASGKKLGSKESEQSKIFLNSQSWAVFSGAFLDEKGKTAMDSVKKYLATEHGCVKNWPAYVDYIIEVGAITSFPPGLKENAAIFCHANTWVIIAEALLGRGEYAFEYYMSFLPANKNEIAEIYTAEPYVYSQFITGKEHPYYFGRARNPWLTGTATWAFTAATQYILGIRPHYNGIIIDPCIPSSWDGFEVKRIFRGKKLLIKVLNPEHVSKGVKKVIINGKEIKSNLISEALLDEENVIEVIMGL